A segment of the Serratia fonticola genome:
AGAGTTGGAAAACGGTGTTGCTGATATCGGGCTTTATCAGGCGGTTAACCGTTCCATCAGTGAGAAATTCAGGTGGCGAGCCCTGGGGGCTATTGAGTTGGCTGTGTACGCCGCCGAGGGTTTTTTCCCCGCAGGCGGTTCAGTAACGCTATTGTCTCTGGCTTCCAGTATCCAGCTCATCCCATTTAATAACTTACCCGAACCTATGGCGAAACGTCTGCAAATTGCCGACCGTATTCAGGTTGTCAATGAGTTGGGTTTGTTGCAGTCGCTGCTAAATGCAGGCTTGGGGTGGGCTTTCCTACCCACCCATTTAAACATGCAGCATTTACCTCAGGTACACCGGCTTGATACAGAGCTGGGTAAACAAGGATTGATGCATCCGATGGTGGCACTGTGGAAACCCGGAGCCAATAGCGAATTGCTGAGTCTGATCGACAGCATGCAGCAGATCTTTGATGGTTCTGTGGTGGCTTGAGAAACAATTCGCCCCCTTATCTGGTGTCACGCTTGCCAGCTAAGGCGACTCATTTCCCCTTATCC
Coding sequences within it:
- a CDS encoding LysR family transcriptional regulator; translated protein: MGQIRFSLAQIEAFASVCETGNLTQAAKRLGKDRTTISELIDYLELDLGYALFDRTTRPLQLTEAGQHLYRQARLFLQEAEAFSLLAQNIPQQVRQKLTLCYDPFTPRQFLTELAIWLGKRGIQLDLLMMERALAEQELENGVADIGLYQAVNRSISEKFRWRALGAIELAVYAAEGFFPAGGSVTLLSLASSIQLIPFNNLPEPMAKRLQIADRIQVVNELGLLQSLLNAGLGWAFLPTHLNMQHLPQVHRLDTELGKQGLMHPMVALWKPGANSELLSLIDSMQQIFDGSVVA